One genomic region from Ignavibacteriales bacterium encodes:
- a CDS encoding YtxH domain-containing protein: protein MREKKNCFGIGTLLLSAAAGSMLTFLFATREGRIFRTILTNDLDIYFENAKEKASELIKRAKSTAGDIYRKTEELINISKQIASGKYKRH, encoded by the coding sequence ATGAGGGAAAAGAAAAATTGTTTTGGTATTGGGACATTGCTTCTAAGTGCTGCAGCAGGCAGTATGCTCACATTTCTATTCGCAACAAGAGAAGGCAGAATTTTCAGAACTATACTTACAAATGATTTAGATATTTACTTTGAAAATGCTAAGGAAAAAGCAAGCGAACTAATCAAAAGAGCAAAATCCACAGCCGGCGATATTTATAGAAAGACAGAAGAGTTAATAAATATTTCAAAGCAGATTGCTTCCGGAAAATATAAAAGGCACTAA
- a CDS encoding CoA-binding protein, which yields MPKHRSGWCFKKSEGIWIYRCTIIKNSGCNVYAVNKNSIAGDSTNLFPKLSAIPVALDAIITTVPPDETMNVLNDAISLGIKKVWLQPGSDSKEVKTFAKRITFNSFPANV from the coding sequence CTGCCGAAACATCGCAGTGGTTGGTGTTTCAAGAAATCAGAAGGGATTTGGATTTACCGCTGTACAATCATTAAAAATTCCGGCTGCAATGTTTATGCAGTAAATAAAAATTCAATTGCAGGAGATAGTACTAATCTTTTCCCGAAACTTTCAGCGATTCCTGTTGCACTCGATGCAATTATCACAACCGTACCACCGGATGAAACGATGAATGTTTTAAACGATGCCATTAGTCTTGGTATAAAGAAAGTTTGGCTGCAGCCAGGTTCGGATTCAAAAGAAGTAAAGACTTTTGCGAAACGAATAACCTTCAATTCGTTTCCGGCGAATGTATAA